A stretch of Lactuca sativa cultivar Salinas chromosome 6, Lsat_Salinas_v11, whole genome shotgun sequence DNA encodes these proteins:
- the LOC122194698 gene encoding uncharacterized protein LOC122194698 isoform X2 has translation MKNKNYITKTIPLFQKIILFIFKSNLLPKPTVVQLLYNHRQSSLIDFDTDDPSVASVPQTQQIPPSVPVSLNDNWANFDSTPTPVVTKLMPFSQAPSSGANLLDMLSELSVPASVNNPQMSLFGTNPPPPPPAAAAGAPPSVFVPGGGNNGDLFTSSYSFSFLCSRVVPVL, from the exons atgaaaaacaaaaattatatcACTAAAACAATTCCTTTATTTCaaaaaattatactttttatttttaaatcgaACCTCCTCCCAAAACCAACGGTGGTTCAACTTCTTTACAACCACAGACAAAGTTCTTTGATTGATTTTGACACTGATGATCCTTCAGTTGCTTCGGTCCCACAAACACAGCAAATTCCCCCCTCCGTTCCTGTTTCGTTAAATGACAATTGGGCAAACTTTGATTCAACTCCAACTCCAGTGGTAACAAAGCTGATGCCTTTTTCTCAAGCTCCTTCAAGTGGTGCTAACTTGCTTGACATGCTTTCTGAGTTATCAGTTCCTGCATCTGTTAACAACCCACAAATGTCACTTTTTGGCACaaatcctcctcctcctcctcctgctgctgctgctggTGCACCACCATCGGTGTTTGTCCCTGGTGGTGGTAATAATGGC GATTTATTTACTTCAAGttattctttttcatttttgTGCTCCAGGGTGGTACCTGTGTTATGA
- the LOC122194698 gene encoding uncharacterized protein LOC122194698 isoform X1, with protein MITMITILFLICVLCCRRCWKWLKAMFISTSCLVVGQSQQAKEQPGKDKDLRGYVLQLQEDVQFTERTLKRLLKSVNRLIQKAEKQQPKNLMKLLSESRGFEGLAKFDSNHVPSLLSEEYVNCWSLPLVTLTSIAMSLPDIQKNMVDCLLNGVSEGLLYVTLVEESLNASDHDHVSIQKAAETLWVEVEVYHKWLGTKLPNPKSKLVNTPGHILQWLRDKAKKKVMKVESKDIRDRNDNSKYKSICANSMYRITETILLNVYHENIDQQVSQEELFAHVSSMIADIIAACLTNLPQVILMKCHESVIEKREASVQAAAQLLGETIQIINTLQDRQLPSLNPDELAFIDKWCAHLKNPFP; from the coding sequence ATGATAACCATGATTACAATTCTCTTTTTGATATGTGTCTTGTGTTGTCGCCGTTGTTGGAAGTGGTTAAAGGCCATGTTTATTAGCACATCTTGTCTTGTAGTGGGACAGTCGCAACAGGCCAAGGAGCAACCAGGTAAAGATAAAGATCTCAGGGGGTATGTGTTGCAACTTCAAGAAGACGTACAGTTTACTGAGAGAACATTGAAACGCTTGTTAAAATCTGTGAATCGCTTGATCCAAAAGGCAGAAAAACAACAACCAAAGAATCTTATGAAGCTTCTATCAGAATCTCGAGGTTTTGAAGGACTTGCAAAGTTCGACAGCAATCATGTTCCTTCTTTACTTTCAGAAGAATATGTCAATTGTTGGTCTTTGCCTTTGGTAACACTAACATCCATCGCCATGTCTCTACCGGACATCCAAAAGAACATGGTCGATTGCTTGCTAAATGGTGTGAGTGAGGGTCTTTTATATGTCACGCTTGTTGAAGAAAGCCTCAATGCTAGTGATCATGATCATGTAAGCATTCAAAAGGCAGCTGAAACTTTGTGGGTAGAAGTTGAAGTGTACCACAAATGGTTAGGAACTAAGCTGCCAAACCCTAAGTCTAAATTAGTGAATACACCGGGGCATATTCTTCAGTGGTTGAGGGATAAGGCTAAGAAGAAGGTCATGAAGGTGGAAAGTAAGGATATCAGAGACCGAAATGATAATTCCAAATACAAGTCTATTTGTGCCAATTCAATGTATCGTATCACTGAAACAATCTTGCTCAACGTCTACCACGAGAACATTGATCAGCAGGTTAGCCAAGAGGAACTATTTGCACATGTGTCATCAATGATCGCTGATATAATAGCTGCTTGTCTCACCAACTTACCCCAAGTCATTCTAATGAAATGCCATGAAAGTGTCATAGAGAAAAGGGAGGCGAGTGTTCAAGCTGCAGCTCAACTTCTCGGCGAGACTATACAGATAATCAACACCCTTCAAGATCGTCAACTTCCAAGCTTGAATCCAGACGAGTTGGCATTTATTGACAAGTGGTGTGCTCACTTAAAGAATCCGTTTCCTTGA